The segment ATCTTACAATTACCAATTCGTGTTGAATCGCGTATTAATGAAATTGAAGATGTTATTTCGGAATTGAATCAGCGTATGGCTGAGGTGCAAGGTCGTAAAGTATATGAAATTCGTGCCCCAATCGCAGGAAAAGTGACTGCGCTTCAAGCTAGAGAAGGGCAGTGGCAAAGCAATATTCCCTTGTTAGCAATATTTCCAAATGATGCCAAAATGCAAGTAGAGCTCTTTGTTCCAACGCGTGCAATTGGTTTCATTGAAGACGACCAAACAGTGAGAATACGTTTTGATGCCTTTCCTTATCAGCGTTTTGGTATTTTTGAAGGTAAGGTAGCTACGGTTTCTAAGCATGTATTATTGCCTTCTGAATTACCTGTTCCGCTTGAATTAAAAGAGCCTGTGTATCGTGTGACGGTCGAGCTTGATGCTCAATTTGTAACTGCCTATGGTAAAGAGTTACCGCTACAAGCTGGTATGGCACTGGAAGCAGATATTATTTTGGATAGACAGACGTTGTTTGATTGGATTTTAGATCCATTGTTTAGCTTAAAAGGTCGATTTTGATGCAAAACCCATTAGAGTTATTAAAATTTTCCGGTGGGTCACGTTTACCCGTCATTTTGCAAACGGAAGTCGCGGAATGTGGGCTGGCCTGTCTTGCAATGGTTGCGAGCTATCATGGCCACCTAATTGATCTCAATACCTTAAGACGTCAATATCCCATTTCCTTAAGGGGTACAACCTTACAAAATCTCATGCAAACCGCTGATAAAATGGCTTTTGCATCGAGACCGCTACGCTTGGAACTTGAGCAATTAGATCAGTTGCAAACCCCAACGATTTTGCATTGGGATATGAATCATTTTGTGGTGCTGAAAAAAGTCAGTAAAAAATATATTGTGATTCATGACCCTGCGCAGGGGCTGCGTAAGATTCCCATGATAGAAGTGTCAAAGCATTTTACTGGCGTAGCCTTAGAGCTGACACCTACTTCAAGTTTTGCACCGAAGAAAGAAGTGCGCAAAATTCCTATTTGGAGTTTCTGGCAAAAGATCGTTGGCTTAAAGCGTGCGTTAATCCAAGTTTTCATCATGTCTTTGGCTTTACAGATATTCTCCTTGATCAGCCCGCTTTTTATGCAGTTGGTAGTAGATGAAGTCTTACTGAGCCATGATTTACATTTGTTGAGTGTTTTAGCCATTGGCTTTGGTTTGTTGATGTTGATTGAATTGGGTACTACGGCTTTAAGAAGCTTTGTGGTATTGTCCTTAAGCAGTATGCTCAGTGTGCAAATGGCAGCAAATCTGTTTAGACATCTGATTCGCTTACCTTTGCCCTTTTTTGAAAAACGTCATATCGGTGACATCGTTTCTCGTTTTGGTTCACTCTCTCAAATTGAAAAAACCTTAACCACAGGCATTGTGCAGGCAATTGTGGACGGTATGATGGCAATTGCAACGGTTGTTATGCTATTTATCTACTCGCCAAAACTCACATTCTTAGTGCTCACTGCTTTAGCACTTTATGGTTTGATTCGAGCCATATGGTATAGGCCCTTACGGTCTTTGAATGAAGAAAGTATTGTTACAGCAGCCAAAGAAAGTTCAAACTTTATTGAAACCATTCGTGCAACCCAAAGTATTAAAATATTTGGA is part of the Candidatus Berkiella cookevillensis genome and harbors:
- a CDS encoding peptidase domain-containing ABC transporter, producing the protein MQNPLELLKFSGGSRLPVILQTEVAECGLACLAMVASYHGHLIDLNTLRRQYPISLRGTTLQNLMQTADKMAFASRPLRLELEQLDQLQTPTILHWDMNHFVVLKKVSKKYIVIHDPAQGLRKIPMIEVSKHFTGVALELTPTSSFAPKKEVRKIPIWSFWQKIVGLKRALIQVFIMSLALQIFSLISPLFMQLVVDEVLLSHDLHLLSVLAIGFGLLMLIELGTTALRSFVVLSLSSMLSVQMAANLFRHLIRLPLPFFEKRHIGDIVSRFGSLSQIEKTLTTGIVQAIVDGMMAIATVVMLFIYSPKLTFLVLTALALYGLIRAIWYRPLRSLNEESIVTAAKESSNFIETIRATQSIKIFGQETQRQMLWQNRYADKINAGIRLGKLNITFSSINALLFGLENILVVYFAARLVIDLQLSVGMMYAFMSYKQQFTSKAVAFIENLIQMKMLGLHLERLGDIALEEQETQDGTLIDAPELKGEIRLEGINFRYNEGEPWILKDINITIKPGESIALVGPSGCGKTTLMKIMMGLFKPESGKVFIDNLEIDKLGAKHYRQQFGAVMQDDQLLSGSMGENISFFDPQFDQTRVEACANMAVIAHDIMAMPMGFNTLIGDMGMALSGGQKQRVLLARALYKNPKILFLDEATSHLDVALEKAINETVRNLKVTRIIIAHRPETIRSADRIFLFTPQGLIEQPKPV